A region of Rhinoraja longicauda isolate Sanriku21f chromosome 1, sRhiLon1.1, whole genome shotgun sequence DNA encodes the following proteins:
- the rxfp3 gene encoding relaxin-3 receptor 1: MDTNFIPRNHSVSLDEVMIDRDGKEILPNYFLEKLLVLDKNNQSLHELLEYFDVDQQGIIGSGSPALRIIISIVYSMVCALGLVGNMLVLYLMKSRQEWKKSSINLFVTSLAVTDFQFVLTLPFWAVDTALDFSWPFGKMMCKIVTSVTTMNMYASVFFLTAMSIARYWSVASALKPRRRLSGCSAKWISILIWVSAILAITPQAVFSTTKTLFNEEFCLLKFPEHNGSTQFWLGVYHIQKIMLGFVVPLIVITVSYLLLLRYVTKRNIGSSSTKRSKVTKSVKIVVLSFFLCWLPNQALTFWGVLIKLNVLNFSNGYYNTHTYIFPITICLAHTNSCLNPVLYCLMRREFRKALKSMFWRVTSPTTINMRPFSAAAKPEQDHRHVIVPINSVPPEILYYPPGVVMQNSRYDILPASSAERRY, translated from the coding sequence ATGGATACCAACTTCATCCCAAGAAACCATTCGGTTTCTCTGGACGAGGTCATGATAGACAGGGATGGAAAGGAGATTCTTCCCAATTACTTCCTTGAGAAACTTTTGGTGCTCGACAAAAACAACCAGTCTCTCCACGAGTTGCTGGAGTATTTTGATGTGGACCAACAAGGCATCATTGGGAGTGGTTCCCCCGCCTTGCGGATCATCATCTCCATTGTTTACTCCATGGTGTGCGCCCTGGGGCTGGTGGGCAACATGCTGGTGTTGTACCTGATGAAGAGCAGACAGGAATGGAAGAAGTCCTCCATCAACCTGTTCGTCACCAGCTTGGCAGTGACGGATTTTCAGTTCGTCCTGACCCTTCCATTCTGGGCAGTGGACACCGCCCTGGACTTCAGCTGGCCTTTTGGAAAGATGATGTGCAAGATTGTCACCTCGGTCACCACTATGAACATGTACGCCAGTGTCTTCTTCTTGACAGCCATGAGCATCGCGAGGTACTGGTCGGTGGCGTCGGCGCTGAAGCCCAGGCGACGCTTATCCGGATGCTCCGCCAAATGGATCAGTATCCTGATCTGGGTTTCGGCAATCTTAGCTATCACGCCCCAAGCCGTATTCTCCACGACCAAGACGCTCTTTAACGAAGAGTTCTGCCTGCTTAAGTTTCCAGAGCACAACGGCTCCACACAGTTCTGGCTTGGCGTCTACCACATCCAAAAGATCATGCTGGGGTTCGTAGTCCCACTTATCGTTATCACCGTGAGCTACCTGCTCCTTCTACGTTACGTGACCAAGAGGAACATCGGAAGCTCCAGCACTAAGAGGTCGAAAGTGACCAAATCGGTCAAGATAGTGGTGCTCTCCTTTTTCCTCTGCTGGCTCCCCAACCAAGCCCTGACCTTCTGGGGCGTCCTGATCAAGCTGAACGTCCTCAATTTCAGCAACGGATACTACAACACGCACACCTAcatcttccccatcaccatcTGCCTGGCTCACACCAACAGCTGCTTGAACCCTGTTCTGTACTGCCTGATGAGGAGGGAATTTAGGAAGGCGCTGAAGAGTATGTTTTGGAGGGTGACCTCCCCGACCACTATCAATATGCGTCCTTTCTCGGCCGCCGCCAAACCAGAGCAAGATCATAGACATGTTATAGTTCCGATAAACTCCGTGCCCCCGGAGATTTTGTACTACCCGCCAGGGGTTGTAATGCAAAATAGCCGGTATGACATCTTGCCAGCCAGCTCTGCGGAGCGCCGGTATTAG